The genomic region GCCTGCCTGAAACTGGTTGCAAGTACCGGTTGTTgctattgttattatatttattaggatgattattattagcatttatataatgccaacataTGCTGCAGCACTTTATAATTATAGACTGGGGATATTTTACAACAATTAATTAACATACAGAATACTGGCCTTGATTTTATCTTTTTggataaaatgttaaaattattttatatttttggatttttACACAATAGGTGTGGAATATGTGGCGCTAAGTAGTAGGTATAAACAGTAGGTTTTAGCTGCTGAAaaacactctgtgggtactcctcaaaAGCCCACCATACAAAGATAATCAccaagatacaaaaaaggtttcaggcccaattggtgttgccaccccttgggtcctctacctttaagagtgcagcgctgtgTTTGGTGAAGGATTACAGTAAATTACCTGTGGTTCAAAGACAGGTACCCTTTGCGTTCTCCAATATagtgaatatacaaaagaaaacaagaatatatacaaatgattgtgcagtatattaaacaCTGTGGTTGGAAATTGAGTGAGTTCACAATTatgtctacactcacattttttagagccttttcaagtgaattaggctctaaacttgtgcacgtctgtgtctataaaggtagatcacacgacccctctctccaagttggatggtgtattctcctctccactcggtatatgaaagacacagaattaacgagctaagtgtagcatcctttgtagtttttgtgagtttttaagaaatgagattaaaatgctcacaaaaggctctaaacaaggtgagcattttaatctcatttcttaaaaactcacaaaaactacaaaggatgctacacttagctcgttaattctgtgtctttcatataccgagtggagaggagaatacaccatccaacttggagagaggggtcgtgtgatctacctttaaagacacagacgtgcacaagtttagagcctaattcacttgaaaaggctctaaaaaatgtgagtgtagacatAATTGTGAACTCACTCAATTTCCAACCACAGtgtttaatatactgcacaatcatttgtatatattcttgttttcttttgtatattcactATATTGGAGAACGCAAAGGGTACCTGTCTTTGAACCACAGGTAATTTACTGTAATCCTTCACCAAAcacagcgctgcactcttaaaggtagaggacccaaggggtggcaacaccaattgggcctgaaaccttttttgtatcttggtgattattttatatttttggataaacttttaaaatgttattttaatattttgaaaattactttaatatttggatatatttgatatatatatatttaaatattttcataatttgaaaaaaatatatatttttaaagcttatagaaaaatattaaataattttaaaacgattatccaaaaacattaaatcaagGATGTTAatagagacaagaggtgaagaaggccctgctcaaacaagctcacaatcccgttaagcaggggcgtacctagagcatatggcacccggggcgggtcctagttttggcaccccccttccccctgcactttaaaatgtacaaaacacccacaattgttttaatgtatgtagcattgagcagtgcttgcatgtttcaatgtaagcatgcttttgtatggagtaagtgtgagtgaatgaatgggtgtgtttgtatgtagtgttggcattttaatgcaggcatgcttttgtgtgtagtgttggcgagatgcagtggtgtggttatatataatggtgatgttttaatacagaggtgtgtttgtatgtagtgtttgcactggaatgcagggatgtgtttgtgtgtagtgttggcaagatgctgagatgttggattgccatatttaaggaaaccaaataagggagctatctgctaaacagcaccctaatttggtatctttacatatggaatctcacataagggcaccaatttagggaattctctactaaacagctaaaagatcaaaatttaaaaagcctttttcttaattttaatctttaggttgtttagtagataactccctaatttggtgtccttaattatgtcaatcccacatCCTAACATcctaacaaataagtgagttatctactaaacaacctaacaacctggtgacagggagggtgactggggcggggggtgactggtgacggggtgacaggatgactgagggagggggtgactggtgacagggtgactggggagggggtgactggtgacagagtgactgaggggggtgacagggtgactgagggggtgacagggtgactgagtggctaaggggggatgatagagtgactggggggtgactggtgacagagtgactgagggggggtgacagggtgactgaggggggtgacagggtgactgggggggtgacagggtgactggtgacagggtgactgggggtgactggtgacagggtgactgaggggggtgacagggtgactggggggggtgacagggtgactgaggggggtgacagggtgactgaggggggtgacagggtgagggggggtgacagggtgactgagggggtgacagggtgactgagtggctaaggggggatgacagagtgactggggggtgactggtgacagggtgactgaggggggtgacagggtgactgaggggggtgactgagggggggtgacagggtgactggtgacagggtgactggggggtgactggtgacagggtgactgaggggggtgaaagggtgactggtgacagggtgactgaggggggtgacagggggggtgacagggtgactgaggggggtgacagggtgactgagggagggggtgacagggtgactgaggggggtgactgatgacagggtgactgaggggggtgacagggtgactgagggagggggtgagagggtgactgagggagggggtgacagggtgattgaggtgggtgatagggtgactgagggagggtgtgacagggtgagggggtgacagggtgaggggggtgacagggtgactgagggggggtgacagggtgactgagggagggggtgagagggtgactgagggagggggtgacagggtgattgaggggggtgatagggtgactgagggagggtgtgacagggtgagggggtgacagggtgagggggggtgacagggtgactgagggggggtgactggtgacagggtgactgagtgggggggtgtcagggtgactgagggagggggtgagagggtgactgagggggtgaaagggtgacaggtgacagggtgactgagggggtgacagggtgactggggggctgacagggtgacagggtgactgaggggggtgacagggtgaggggggtgacagggtgactgaggggggtgacagagtgactgagggagggggtgacagggtgactgaggaagggggtgacagggtgattgaggggggtgacagggtgactgagtggggtgactgatgacagggtgactgaggggggggtgacagggtgactgagggagggggtgagagggtgactgagggagggggtgacagggtgattgaggggggtgacagggtgaggggggtgactggtgacagggtgactgagggagggggtgagagggggatgacagggtgaatgagggagggggtgagggtgcatttacaattatattaacttaccatgattcaggggctgtctcactccagcccaggcagtgcaggaggtgcaggcagagtggccgcaggggagaaacctggcagaatacacactctgcgccccctgctggcacactccataacagcatccctggtgctcagtgatgactcagaacacaggctgggaatcccctccctgtgctctgactcactcactgagcgccggagccgcgagggagaggacgaccagcaggaggtacagagtgtggcacccccctactggatggcacccggggcggaccgccctccccgccccccccttagtacgccactgccgtTAAGATGTTCTAAAATACTATTGTTTTTTGTACCTTATTGCCACGAACAAAGCACTAAATCCTATGTTAGGAATCTACTGACTATATTGTATTTGCAGGTCCAATCAGTTTCTAGATTGCTTACCGTATGCTATCGGAGAATGCTTCTACAGCAGATTTTGAGATGCAGTATGCTCCACCAACTACCACTATTCTTCCAATAGCGCTAGAAACATTAACAATGCGTCCTTGAGCTTTTCTGATCATTGGCAGGAAATTCAGTGTTACATCGATTAAACCCATCAAGTTTATATCCAGCATTTTAGCAAAGTCTTCCTTTTTTTGCCATTCATTGGGAGACATTGGAGATCCGATCCCTGCATTATTCACTAGGCCCCATAGTcctgcaaaatataaaataataaaactgtaAAAAGTATGATAAATGCTTGCTGGAGTAGTATTACTGTGATAGGGACCAGAAGAACCTGTCAATCAATTATCTGCTTAGACCTCCCAGTATGCAGCTGGCAAAGGGAGGTCTACGCTGAGGATTGATTGACAGGTTGAGGAAAGATCAACTTTTTAaagaatattaaattaaaaacacaatatttgtTAGCATTCTTATAGTGTGTAGATTAAATAATTTGCCTACGTTGTGCACTGTGACCATGGCAATTACACTCTAAAACTGTCACGTAGTCATCCGCACAtggaaatgtggttaatggcatttactgtcctgacaggaatagTTTTGCCGAGCAACtttaccatcctgacaggaaaagttgtgccgagcagcaatcatgcaaacctggtaattacttttggggtcaaaggtattgtgcatggccaatcaaatccacaggagggtttgtgctgagcagcaatcatgctcacctggtaattgcctttggggtcaaaggccgattacagccaatcggatcccaAGGAGGGGTACTTAAACAGAATTCTCCTcgtgctcattgccctgtcgtggtttcatgcctatggttaaccaaaagtgcgttcctgatcttgattttctggtatttgactttggctttgttttgacttccttgATATCTAGTATCCTtgatctttgtgtctgattctgtgtccctgacctcggctagtattttgactattcttggagacgttaaatccggccattttaaggtccggttatacattatccttagtcctaggtgtgacacagtactgcgtgctggttCAATTTGTAATCCTGACAAAAACAACCTCAGATAATTCTGAGAAGAATTCCAcatcttattgttcttactgataAGAATCTTTACTTCTACTATAGGCAAAGTCTTCTTTATTCAAGTCTACATGGGTGTCCTCTTGTTCTCTGTACATCTAATtcatcttgttgcaaatacttgccTGTTAGTCcacatattgtacagcgctgagtattgtgtttgtgctttataaataataacaataatgaatAGGTTACCAGAGAGTTGACTATACTGCTTGAGTTTTTTAATGATCTGCTAGATCGTTAATAAACACATTGAAGTTGGATTAGAACAGACTACAGAGGGACTCCAGTTACAAGAACTCTGTTAGCACAGCTTGAGATAAACCCTGCAATGCAACTATGAAAAACAGAACATATTAAATACATTGTCTCTGAAATGGGTTGAATACAATCAAGTATaacttttaattatattttcttcATGGTATGTTGTTATACTATGAACTTCCTGTTAATGGATGAAAGGATCTCTCCAGTCATATATAAAGCTATATAGTAAAATGTAATGATTAAATGATCAATAATTAGCATTGTTCTAAACTACACTGACACAATATTACCTTCAATattcaaaagtatatatttatcttaAATAAAGTTTGGAAAACGTACTGAATTTCCCTACGAAATGTTCTTGAGTTTTCTACTGGAGTACTATAAGTTGATAATTTAAAGGGTTTCCCTTTTGTGCAAAAATAGTCATTTAATTTTAAAGGCATATATAGGGAATGTACACTGTTGCTATGGTCAAATACAGCTCATGGGCTTCCAGTAGTGCATTATTAATACTCTTTATCATATTTAACACATAGAGTATGCTCTTAAAAAAATACTGTCTTGTGCAAATTAAAATATATCTATAATTTACAGGACATAATTCACCTTTATCTTCTACAATACTAGCAGCCCACTTGGCAGCAGAGCTTACACTCTGAATATCAGTTACATCCAGGATGACCGTCTGCAGTCTGCTGGAAGCCTCCTCCTTTAGATCTTCGGCCCCTTTCTCTGTCAGACAAGCTGCCAACACTATCATCCCTCGCCGATCCAACTGCTTCGCCAGCAGGTTCCCAAATCCTGTATCACATCCAGTGATCAGAACATATTTATCTGTGAGATTCTGTAGGATCTGACTCTGTCTGTGCCATCTGAAGAGGAGGATCAGCAATGACACAACCACCAGCAGAGGGAGCCACATGTTAGAAACGTGTaactaaaatacaaatatagaacCATGGGTCATATTTACTAGTACAGATGATTATATtcagttattaagtgttcttgcatagcaagaccacttaatgttatctcacatatatattattatagccaaatttgccaccctaactcctcccacagtttttacactacatagacaaaaatataccaaaacgtgcagattgttcccgatcggattgctattactttgtggaacgtttcggcgaatggttctcggaatatcgtcgttcttgtggcgaaatttgtcccataggaatgaatggcaaagctagagtgggagctggcaaaagctgaaaaatcaggacatgatttctaaactgccaccactccctcattttcaggcccacctacacaaatcttatatcaaaacgttcagctatccctgctgacactaaaaatgtccacagctaagccatagtccttatagttttcacaatatggccatttgtttgcaactcacgcagtccattgacattcattgaaactccactctgcaaagctcacatttgaagggcaatttctaaactgcgactgtgccttcattgttaatatttcagagacatactatgcatcaaaatgtaggtcttggtcttgtgattctcacaatataaagctcttcactgtaggatttatagtttttaaaatacgaccatttgaagatggcaaccgcaaaaatactctgacctgtgccaggctgcagcagcaagtgatgtcatagacagggccttttgcacctgctaatgtttttataactgtatgttttaatgtaactgtgaagcactttgggcaacatcgttgcaattaaatgtgctatataaataaataataacagttactccgcccactccagttgtagactactggtggaggcaagaacacttcacacaatttccccagaaattgtagcttttctagttattcttattcttattatagccaaatttgccaccctaactcctcccacagtttttacactacatagacaaaaatttaccaaaacgtgcagattgttctcgatcggattgctattactttgtggaatgtttcgccgaatggttcacggaatatcgtcgttcttgtggcgaaatttgtcccataggaatgaatggcaaagctagagtgggagctggcaaaagctgaaaaatcaggacatgatttctaaactgccaccactccctcattttcaggcccacctacacaaatctgatATCAAAACATtaagctatccctgctgccactagaaatgtccatggctaagccatagtcctgatagtttacacaatatgaccatttgtttgcaactcacgccttccattgacattcattgaaactccactctgcaaaggtCACATTTGAAggtcaatttctaaactgtgactgtgccttcattgttaatattgcagagacatactatgcatcaaaatgtaggtctgggtcttatgattctcacaatataaagctcctcactgtaggatttatagtttttaaaatacgaccggttgaagatggcaaccgccaaaatactctgacctgtgccaggctgcagcagcaagtgatgtcatagacagagccttttgtacacctgctaatgtttttataaacgtatgttttaatataactgtgaagcactttgggcaacaacgttgcaattaaatgtgctatataaataaataataacagttactccgcccactccagttgtagactactgatggaggcaagaacacttcacacaatttccccagaaattgtagcttttctagtttgctCTGTAATACAGGGGTGCCAAAAAGTTAGAGTTTATGGAGAGCattatgtatgtttatttgttttcCAGATGTGATATGTACTGTGCATATCTTCAATAGGTagaatatagatatattttatataccttgtgtgtatgtgttttaccTATTTTTATTACTTAAGGTGATTACACAACTGTTTGCATTGTATGTAACCGTATGTAACAAGATGCAAAAATGGATTCAACTAAATGTAACAAGGGTGTGGGGAAACAAACAGGAGAGAATTACAAAAGAATACAAGTTATACAATTACATAAATTCAATACATCTGTGATTTCCCCCATTTGAAGAAGCCACATATGGTGCAACGTGTTATGGTTCTAATTTATGTGTTTtagcaataaaagtattttggtcACCTAAgctgtattttctttttatcGTATATTACATACATCCTTACTTATTTTTATCCTTCCTGGCAATTTTATCTGTTCCTGCACTCAAAGAAATCATAGGTGGAGATCATTCCACCAATGCCTTATCAATAGAGCAGTATTgtctgctctatatttgtgagtataatttaaattatttatatctcATTATTTAccatattgagagcactattgttgttttcttaCTATTATTCGGAGCCGTGGATACCCAGACTGTACTGATGACCACACCCTTCCTGTATATCCTTTacgtggggatcataccactgcaCACCCTCCACTTTCCATTTGtctcttcacatatacggatATTTTAACCATCCAGACTTTTTTCTcattggcgcagccttttctgcCTTTGTActcttgttgtagaattattgacCCCCTCtaacttatatccattattaggccccttataaactatataatccttactggggcccttttaatactatattctcatattcagctgtcatgcctcgtagtttaaactttacaagattcctttgttcgtagaaacagcatgtcagcagaaaatgctagaatcttctgattcaaagaacacactgtagcagatagtattgatagagtgtataattgccaaagaggccttgagaatactgaggatactaaccttgaaagactaaaggtaccagctactctttatggatagctgccaaaatgccccctcccatcgaaagaactcctcgtgctagcaagatggcgctgaaatctggaggagaactttatgacgtcagttatgatgtaagacgtaacacccaacagggagggcatttaactaaccacttcttctcttagccaattgacaatgtttcctcacttttttatcttgattttacaatgatgtaattttatctttaaaaaggacttgcaagcctgctttgttcagatgctaataaatttcctgaagtgcttttaacctgaactccgtgtgtcagtgtgaatttacttctgcgtatacgcaatttaaacatctctaatttggacaggaacagatagtcattcaaacttctttgtttgcttaaaagattcccttatcagctggcgtccaactgtgcggcctgggttatgccctgctagagcagccgtccgagaaagacgtggagcggatgaatcctgggggacggaaggagattgatcacctctgattacacggttgagtctgcagcaccccggtatgttccagcccctgggATTGACCTGCCCCAGTCTGTGATCGGCTCCCTAGAggtcatcaaagtcaggtaatatcttgcccagagaccccacaccttacttgttgatatttacttttacctgcacatactgactatctgttgcctgggtgtgctcTTACTGATTTGTCCTTATTTTTTGTGCCCGGgtagttttatttgtgtatttgcctgtttaccccttttaggtaccacaaggctgtggtagtaaggaaaaaggggggtggatctgtggaagttttcctggggatcttctgtctgcctgttttcctcttttaggtgccgagtagctacggcagtaaggaaaaagaggggggggaacctgtggaggggtgtagactcactgcctcctgggggtttcccataagtgtcactttgactgctagcctcattggacatcactttactctgcttgttgtgtgcagagaggtggaacactgcagcctcgagcgctgacgctgagtgttccagtttaacttttgtggcaggtggattcaggctggtattgctgtctccatcaccacgtggtagtggtacttgcgggagggtctgcaggtgtactacgggattgagttaggtggcttttgccacacgtgtaagatttttgttaaccctgtttgaactgttgaacttatttgaactgtgatgcatgcactgtattttacttgaaatgtcttaaattgtctgtcacacagattcctgtgtttacttttGTCTTACTCTCTGtgctatttacactttcccctcctgtctctctctctctgtctctctctatatctgggatgccTCATATAGAGGATCtgggacagaaattaggaaagcccagtaaggggtggcttgcgtgtgatttggtagaggatagagaaggggaagagatggttaaaaaggttgataagattgctaaagtgtgtggaattgctgtaccttcatgtggtagattacagccagagagctggcgcagactACTGACAGAGAAGAGTAGCAAGagttattcagcaggaaggttgggttgaggaagagattgatttttgtgtctctttgcttgcaataattgtaacgtaactgtccttccagcactgacatggttaaagagattcgtgcttacagtctctctctctctctcccccgcccctccctccttgccttctgtgagacgcgagggggagagagggggggggaggcatgATTTGTTTCTTAAGACAGTGAGGATCAtgtgggagactagctcacaagaatacattccacctttctgaggctgtatttcctttcgcggtgcaaagtattttctccaagactggtgtataagatagggagtcggggatgtagctcagtgttgattacaaaggttaggaaagtgaatctgatgcaggaatagagaattatttggacgagttaaaaatgtaaaggcaagtgtgatttgttgcaatactatgcaatgtggatagagggaatatgcaaagttgttaagttagattgtgaagaggaaaagtgattaatggctgtaggtaaattgtttgAATTCCGTGAGTCTATTTTTTTCATCAAGCTATCttaaagtacatgtttctagagagtctgtccatagtttagtatttcattttgccggacagaatgttgcttctctgattttaaAGTTGAAACACCCTAAAAGAAAGTACGTCAGCCTAGCACAAAAGGAGGTTGGCACAGCCAGTCCCGTGACCTCCACCTAATTACCATAATCTACAGTCACGTACGCTCCCAAACTGACGTCACTTCTGCCCTATTCATCCATCTCCCCTGTGCCTCCCGTAGTCACGCAGCCAGCCCCTTTTACACCTGCCCACActatgcccacatccaacatggccgccatttcCTCACTGAACCCAAACCAGTAAGCTTACAGATTTAGCAGCAGGCCTTAACGACATTATTCAGGAGAAAGGTGGAActgtagaaagatttcatgctagactttttcaagtgttcactgacctagggtttgagctcagtaataaaatacacgctcagatgctttccggtgcctttgtccaatgcatcaaggactctatacgtaagggtattattgctgcccgcccagagtatagagtggttccccttgataagctgctcctagttgccagAGGCTTAGAAGCCGCACAGGTTCCAAGGAGACCCCATCCCACTCCCCTTATGGTTTCACGTCCACCCATCCCCAAAGGTATTAAGCCGCAGATGTGGAGAAAAGggccattttaggagtgactgtCCTGCACCCCTTAAGCCCCAAAGATCAAACAGGCCTAAATCTGTCATaaaggccccagcacctccttcacctgattcagcccaggaagactaggatattggcaagcctgtatcattaacccctgttatggcagtatctgcaggggaacaaggggggccattaaccactgttactttacccattgaaggccaccccaccacattccttgctgatacaggtgcagcccgaagtcttctgcgagaacaagacctgcctgattcttcctttttgtccaatattgatgtctcctgtgtgggcgtggatggtcttccaagacaaagcccattaactactcctttgcgggttggcagctgccctagtctgcttgcccgttttgtggtgtcatccacatgtcccattaacctgttaggtgctgatgtactttcccgcctacaggcatcaatcactttcacacctgatggccaagtggaattatcttcagccctctctgattcagatacctcagccttgtgttccttacctctgatgcttcacCTAGAGACTCCACAGGGCTATGCAGAAGGCATGAGAGATAATT from Pelobates fuscus isolate aPelFus1 chromosome 1, aPelFus1.pri, whole genome shotgun sequence harbors:
- the LOC134596304 gene encoding retinol dehydrogenase 7-like — encoded protein: MWLPLLVVVSLLILLFRWHRQSQILQNLTDKYVLITGCDTGFGNLLAKQLDRRGMIVLAACLTEKGAEDLKEEASSRLQTVILDVTDIQSVSSAAKWAASIVEDKGLWGLVNNAGIGSPMSPNEWQKKEDFAKMLDINLMGLIDVTLNFLPMIRKAQGRIVNVSSAIGRIVVVGGAYCISKSAVEAFSDSIRREMRDFGVKVSIIEPGCFKTRIVAVGPHLKALHQLWENTSAEIKESYGEQYFQQYAENLELLMGCANPKLTGVTDCMEHALTAVYPWTRYSPGWDCKFYYIPVSYLPTVLSDYLLCRSAPKPARGIM